Part of the Terrisporobacter glycolicus ATCC 14880 = DSM 1288 genome is shown below.
TCCTCTAGTAATAAAACTAAGTGGATTAATAGTCGGACAAGGCATAGATGGTAGTGCACATTTTTCAATATCATTTTCAACCATAGTTACCCCAGTCATGATTAAGCCAGTTCCACCTTTAGCACGTTCTACATAGAACTCTTCTCCTCTTTCATTGAAACTCCCATCAGGATTACACAATCCCCCTGGCCCCATTGGAGCTAGTACAAATCTATTTTTTATCTCCAACTTACCGATTTTAATTGGCTCAAATAAAACTTTATACTTTTCTTGCATCATATTATCCTCCCCTAATACTAAATTTATTTTTGTAGTGAATCACTATCTAACATTCAGTATAGGATATGAAGTAACTTTATCTGCAAGGGTTTTTGTTAATTTTTTATTAAAGTATATTATTTTATGGGTATCCATAGCTCAATGTATGTATGTAATTTAGCAGGTTTCTCCACTTCTACAATTAAAATTTTTCCTATAATATCTCCTGCTATTTTCAATACTCTAGACTTTGCATAGCTCAGTCCTTTCTCAAATACCACATCTGGATTTAAGGTTAACTCATCATCTACCCTTTGTATTGTATGTAAGCAAGAAGTACTTTCTAGTATTTTAACATTTAAATCCATTGGCAAATTTAATTCATTTGCTTTGTCATCTAAAACAATATATCCAAAGTTGCTACAATTATTTTCCATATGTTTTATAACTGCTAATTGTACTGTTGGCATTGCTTTTACCCATTGATGAACTACTTTTTGTGATTCTCTATTTTTTGAAATCCAACCACATTCTT
Proteins encoded:
- a CDS encoding MerR family transcriptional regulator, yielding MRYSITDLAELLGVTTSAIRYFEKENLIKVNKEINGNRYYNVVDVFRLLSYTKYKNMEIPMKMIVKQFSGEENNRLIIKERMEEFKNQAYEKARYYQGLAESMEENMNSIYLIDELLDKYEFAKSPKILFFYDEECGWISKNRESQKVVHQWVKAMPTVQLAVIKHMENNCSNFGYIVLDDKANELNLPMDLNVKILESTSCLHTIQRVDDELTLNPDVVFEKGLSYAKSRVLKIAGDIIGKILIVEVEKPAKLHTYIELWIPIK